CTGTGGGATTAAGGAGGAGCAATAATAATGCTGAGAAATACGATGAGAACAGAGAACCACTTCCCCCCCCGGAGTGTCGGGAGAATGACCCGGGGGCCATCCTATAACTAAACGATCGCCGAAGTGAGAGTAGGTAATTAATGGAGGAGCTCGATGATTGAGCAGGACGACAAGCCTGCCAGTTGCGAGAGCGAGGTTTCAAGAACTCATTGGTTATGGTAGTCGAATGTCGCGTCGGTCCAGATTCCGCACCTAGTGAATGTCGCAAAAAACAAGTGTATAGCTTTGCTCGGAAAACAGAGGAGTAAAACAAAAATAAAGAGCGCGGTAAAACAGAGGGATTTAAAGAAAGAATCAAGAGGGGAGTATCAAGAGGGGGAGCTCTGAAGTGAGTAGGACGCACGGTGGAGGGTGTGACGATGGTGAAACTGAAAGGTAGCGTGGCCATTCGTAAGCATCTTACTGACGCTTACTATATGGAGTTCCACAGTGGGTGGCGATTATGTATTTTACCGTACGGACGGCGTCACAGCCGGGAGACCTGCCGCATTCGAAGCTCAATAAGCAAGAATCTTGAAGGCATTCATTCGTACAGACGGTGTAGTTCTTATTCTGGGTTTATTGAGCATATGCTGTCCCTATCCGTGCGGCATTCGTGCTTGTATCCGGTACCGTATACTACTAATCACCCATCCCCTTTACTCCGCGCAGAGGGCTAGAAAAGGCCCTCGATACCTTGGTCAGCATCCTTTTTTATCAGTTCTAACATTCCCTAGTAGTAGCAAGTTAGCACATTTGGCTCTTGTCCTGAGTTGGTGCGAGTGTTCAGCCTCCATTGGCTTACCTTGGGCATGATGGGCTTGCCATCGCTGTCTTTTACATAGCGAAACGGCATCTCAGTCCGCTCATGCTCATTTATCACAATTTCTGGGTAGTCAATGTATGGGATCTCCTCTAGAGGAACTGATGAAGTCAGTGTTTCTGATATGTTAATCGACATAGGGGCCGGGCGTGGTCTGTTTACCTCTGTCATGGACAACCATGCGCGTAACCCGTACAGCCGTATCAGTTGTCATCTGTACGGGTCCAAGTCGTCGTCCTTCATACCCCTTTTTCCTAAGTTCAGAGGTACGGTCTGAATTCAACTCGTCAGCGTTTAGGTGCTCCTGTTGGGATTTGAATGTAACCTACCCCGTGGAGGGTCATCACCTGTGTATGACAGCGCTTAAAGTCAGCTAGAAGAAGCCTATACATCGTGGTCTACGAGGGGGTTCGCACCCAATATTCCCCCAAAGAGGAAAACTTCAAAGTTGTCCCCATCAGCGGGACTGAGCTCAACCTTGGCAGAGGGATCCAAGAGGCAGACCTTGGATTTTCGATCCGCAAAAACCTCTTCGACACTGCGATGCTCAACTCCAAGGCCATCTGTGGCGGCTAGATCGTCTGGCATTTGCAACGAGGTAGGGACTGAGCTCAGGAGAAATTTACTGCCTGCTGAATGGGACTCTCGGGCAATACAGCCATACTCCAGGGCAGACCAGGCGCCCAGTTCGGGGTCTAGATGCTCGACCACGATGGTGACAGGCACGGTGGCAGGATTTTGGTCACTCATAATGGACCTGTAATTGTGGTCAACGGAATAGATGTAGTTGGCTGAGCAATGAGTATCTCTACCTTATTAAGTCGCAAACGGATGGGCTTTTTTGATGAGGGGTAGAAAAATTATTCTCTTCCGCAGCTAGACTCCGCTCGCTGTTGCTAGACCTAATTGAAGTTCTTTCCGTTCTCAAGTCGAGCAGCGACTTCCTGGAGTGtctaagattttatagattGATTGAGCCTTTGGAATAATTTTATCACTGCCCAAAGCAAAGAGCTGCGGCGATCTCGTCCATGGTTGGTGGCACACCAGTCTAAACTCAACACGGTTAGGCACTGCGTATTCTGAAGAACCGGGAGCGGGCCATTCTGGTTTATACTATCATGATGAGCCGCACTTTCAGATCGTTGAACTCCCTCCCCGGCTACAGACTACACTTGGTTTAATATGAAGAAGTTTGAATTCTTACTTTATCCAAGCTCGAGGCGTATTGTCACTTACCAGTGTCGATTCTATTTCCAGTGGGCTGCCCGTTTCAGATATCCGCGGGTCTAGCCAGATGCGGTAAGTGACTTGCCTAGTTGGGTGCTGAGTGGGAGCGTGCTATGATAATCAACCCAAGTAACTAACTAAGTAAGTTAGTTATGGGACTGGACCTTTAGACTTCcgactattattattctccCAAGAACTTCTTCACTCCATCCCTCGTCTATGTACGGCTGTTCTCCAATTCCAACTTTTCTCTCTGCCGTCTAGGGGTCTTTCCATCCTTTTCGACGCTCGATAATCCGCGTTATATCCCTTACGTCTCCAAACGACATCACCTTTCCCTCCCCGCCATCAGTGGGGTACTCTGACGACACCCAGCATTACCTCGTCTAACCTCCCCGCCCGACGTCTTCGTTGAGATAACTTACCGACTTCTCGCCATCATACAACTACTACCGTCTCCAGACAGCCTCGTCTCAGATTGTGattgctgcagctgtctATTACGATGAATCCTCATCAGCAGAACAAGATTGATACTAGCGTATGTTCTCGCTGGCTGCCCACATATGTTTTACATCGAGCGGGCTCTGACCGTGATCTAGAAGTTGAGTCCCGATGAGCAGCGCCTGCTGCGCCTCTATGGAAAAATGCCCAACAAGAAAGATCTACTCCAGAACAAGCTCAAGGTAAACGGTTATCAAAGATTCAACATTGTCATTCTTCGCTAATGTACCTGAGCTACTATCTAGGAGCGAAAGTATTTTGATTCGGGGGATTATGCTCTGAGCAAAGCCGGAAAGGCCTCAGATGTCGGTGTGACCAACATCGGCTCACAACACCCAGTTCCTGAAAATATTCCTCATCTAACCGCTACATCGCCCGGTGCGAACAACCCTATGGCCGCGGGCAATAACGGTGGCAGCATTTCCGCTCAGGGTGGGCAGCATATTCCTGGCAGTATTAGCAGCCATCCTGGGTCTGTTGGCTTCCAGAGTCGGAGCCCCATTAAGGAAGGTAGCTTCCTTCAACGCGGAAGAAGCGTGGATGAGTCTGAAAACGCACCTGAAGCAACCGAAAATAAAGACCAGGATGAGGCTGTAAGCCCGCCTCCTGCTACCGAGGGCGTCCCCATTCGACGATGATAAATTCTCCAAAAACGGCCATTCTCTCGGTGTCCTATTTTATCCATTCTCTATTCCGTTATTATACCAGTGAATGATAGTACGAAAAGAGCCTGGCGCCTTGGTTTCTGCTTTCTCTTTGGTGTAATTTCGAATGTCGGGTTCCTCGTTCGAACATGTCGAGGTTTGAGGGGTcagaaaaaaagcaaagggACCGTGCGGGGCACTCCAAAACCCTTGGTCACACGAGCATCGACAGCATAGGAATTGCTTCGCCTCACCCGTTCTCTTAGGCTGAAGTCAAGAAGACTCTCCTCGCTTGCAGACGGTTGCAAGTTCCTAATTTCCTATTAGCTGGGCCCACGCATGCCTGCGCTTGTTTCTAAATGGCGCTAGATTGCGcattatattattattccctTTGTCATTATTCTCTTCTTTGTGTATACCGACGTGCATCACTTATTGATAACTTTTATTATCATTCATATATCTGTATTCTTGTATAACTTTTTGTCTGAGCCAGTAGTTGGCTTCAAGACGTTCCGATATTTGTATGCGATCCTAGGACGTATTTTCAAATGCTTGATATCGGGGAGGTACTTAGGGCAAGTTCCCGAATCATCACTAATTATTTATTGCTACCTTCCTGCGTATTATGTACTACAAGGTAAGTGAGTACCCCACTTGGCATTAACCGAATCCAAATGGTTGGCATCCCATTGCATATCCGTGGGTGTCTTATTATACCATTCCGCCGGCCCTGTATAAATCCCCTCCCTTTACCTGCCATCATAGCTGACGCGGTAAATAGATAAAACCATGGATGCCTCAAATAGGTTACGCAGTTCAGGAAGTATAACCGGGAAATAGAGTTTTAAGGTAAGGAGACATGGGACTGATAAGGTCAAAAATAGATTGGGGTATATTGGCCAAGGAAAAATTCCATGAAACCTAGGCGTGTCTAAATAGGAATAAATGACTGACTGTGAAAAGGGGGGAGCCTGATATCCGTTGATGAATTGCGAACGGCCAGATAGGTAGATTATGGCCTGGAGCTTGGAAGTAACAGTTAAACGGTTGTGGCATATTTGGTGGTGACATCTTGGTATAAGAAAACCTTGTTTTAAGCTATTCTGAGATGTGCCCAGATAAATGTTGTATAGTGTGTCATGGAAAGGTTGATCTTCGAGTCGGTTCAAAGCTGGGAAATGTATGGTTCGGTGTACTTTCGAGTGTAGATGAGGAAAGCAAACGAAGTCGGGGGGTCGTGAACTGGCAATCTTGGTTCCAAAATATACTTGCATCGTTTTAGTACTTCCTAGAAGCCAGCCGCCATCTCTTTGAAAAAAAGTGTGAAGACTGACACTGATTTCAATAGTGGCTGTCAAGAGGTGCTCGATTTCCCAGACCACGGTCACGGGAATCCAACCAAGCGTCTCCTTAGGATCGTACGTGCACGGCGAGAGGAGCCAGTTAGACACGACTATATCGAAACTCTAATCCCAGAGGGATTAGGCTAGCTGTCACAATTAAGTTGCAAATTTACTCGCACTTTCAGTCGGTCTTCCAATGACCAGCCAGCCCCGAGTCGAGATCATCAGAGGCTCCAAGCCATAGCTCGACAGCGTACAGGGCCAACATGCCTGCAAGATTGATCCAACGCCAAAGGTTTCCACCTCCTGCACCCTGGGTACTCCACCACTGCCCACTACCACCCATAGCTTGCGAGGTCGTTGCAAAATGTTGCATAAGAAGGCTGGTATAAACCGAAATAAGGATAGAAGGGGAGAAGTAACTGAGGAAGCCCAAAAACTGGCCAGCAGCATCGGAGTCGTCCAGCGAGGCTTCCTGAGAGAGTGCGCGAGCCCCGGATTCACGAACTGCAGGTATGATTCGGGTGGACGCATACAACACTAGGATACGGTATGTAAGCGAAATTAGGACAGACGGAGTCACTGCGCTGAAGACAGCAGTGATCATATTGAATGCGGCATGGATGATAGATGGTAGGAGGGATACGGCGTGCATTAGAGTAGTGTATGATGCCATAATGATAGGCGGAAGAGGGGGGAAATCTCCCGATTGCGCAGGTGATTGAACTGGCTGCTCCACTGGATGCGATGGCTGATAGTCCGTGAAGATCTGATAAATGCACAGCACAACGTATGCGAACAAAAGAGAGCTCTCTACCGGGTTCCCACGGCCGCTTCCAATTCCCCAAGCGCATAGTATCACGGCACACGTCACGGTCACACCTATTAAGGCGGCGTCAACATTGGATATCTCGGGAAATTGGAGAACGCGCCAAAGAAAGTATACGGAGCTTGAAATGATGGACGCTGAGAGAACAAGAAAGCCGATCTATCACAAACGAGGGTTAGTTCCCGTTCACAAGCCTTGCAAGTCTTACACTGCGAAATGAACATACCATCCAGCTATCGCTCCGACCGCCGCGATTTACAAGCCATCGGGTGATCTGCCCGGCGGCTTGGATGACCAGTAAGCTGCAAAACCCCTCTGCGAGCTGGAATACTGGAGTCGACCACCTCAAGAGTTTGTCCCAGTTCCCGATAGCCACCTCCTCCAGTAACCCGTCGCGACCAAAAATCCAGTCCTGAATAGATGAGTCTTGTGCGCGTTTCCCGCTAAAGGTCCGTTCTACCCATGAAGTAGCATTATCAGTGTCAACGGAGAAGCGGTTGAGTGACCAGATCAGGAGAATCGGAATGAGGATCCATTGCGCAGAGTTGATTAGAACAATGAGTGAGGAGCGCAGCCAGGATCGCTCGGGAGTTGTGAGTTTTAGGacggagaaaagaaagtagaaTGTCGCCAGGGAAAGTGAAAAGGCCAGACCGCATGTCTTCCCACCGACGTCAAAGGCCAGCGGAATGGAAGAAACAGTGACGGTAAGGAAGAGGGCCGAAGAAAGTATCCGAAAGAGCCACATCGGACCGGGTAGGCGGCGGCGCgaacgaggaagagcgcGCCTGTtaaggaggaagaaggaagctggTGGTTGTGCTCGATCGACGACGCGAGGTCGGTCTGGCAGCCTCCAGGCACTTATCGAACCTGGAGGGGAGGGGCACAGAGATTAATAGAGTCTCAGCAAGGGAGCATAAATCCGCGCAGGATGAGAGAAAGAGAACGTGAGCTAGTTTTGGGAGTTGTCGACCCTAGTTCTGTACGTTGTGGTTCTCGTGTTCCTCTACCCTGGAAGTTTTGATCTTATCTCTTAGCGGGACGGAATAATCGACCTGTTTCACGTGGCGAGTATCCGTACTGGAAATACAAATATATTTAACCTGAACCACTGAATGC
This region of Aspergillus puulaauensis MK2 DNA, chromosome 5, nearly complete sequence genomic DNA includes:
- a CDS encoding SAM-dependent methyltransferase (COG:S;~EggNog:ENOG410PHK1;~InterPro:IPR007364;~PFAM:PF04252;~go_function: GO:0008168 - methyltransferase activity [Evidence IEA]) produces the protein MSDQNPATVPVTIVVEHLDPELGAWSALEYGCIARESHSAGSKFLLSSVPTSLQMPDDLAATDGLGVEHRSVEEVFADRKSKVCLLDPSAKVELSPADGDNFEVFLFGGILGDDPPRDRTSELRKKGYEGRRLGPVQMTTDTAVRVTRMVVHDRVPLEEIPYIDYPEIVINEHERTEMPFRYVKDSDGKPIMPKGMLELIKKDADQGIEGLF
- a CDS encoding ICE2 family protein (BUSCO:EOG092640ET;~COG:S;~EggNog:ENOG410PIH0;~InterPro:IPR013635;~PFAM:PF08426;~SECRETED:SignalP(1-18);~TransMembrane:9 (n6-17c23/24o33-51i63-83o140-160i172-193o205-224i236-254o274-292i299-320o358-379i)), producing the protein MWLFRILSSALFLTVTVSSIPLAFDVGGKTCGLAFSLSLATFYFLFSVLKLTTPERSWLRSSLIVLINSAQWILIPILLIWSLNRFSVDTDNATSWVERTFSGKRAQDSSIQDWIFGRDGLLEEVAIGNWDKLLRWSTPVFQLAEGFCSLLVIQAAGQITRWLVNRGGRSDSWMIGFLVLSASIISSSVYFLWRVLQFPEISNVDAALIGVTVTCAVILCAWGIGSGRGNPVESSLLFAYVVLCIYQIFTDYQPSHPVEQPVQSPAQSGDFPPLPPIIMASYTTLMHAVSLLPSIIHAAFNMITAVFSAVTPSVLISLTYRILVLYASTRIIPAVRESGARALSQEASLDDSDAAGQFLGFLSYFSPSILISVYTSLLMQHFATTSQAMGGSGQWWSTQGAGGGNLWRWINLAGMLALYAVELWLGASDDLDSGLAGHWKTD
- a CDS encoding endosulfine family protein (COG:T,U;~EggNog:ENOG410PQSG;~InterPro:IPR006760;~PFAM:PF04667), whose amino-acid sequence is MNPHQQNKIDTSKLSPDEQRLLRLYGKMPNKKDLLQNKLKERKYFDSGDYALSKAGKASDVGVTNIGSQHPVPENIPHLTATSPGANNPMAAGNNGGSISAQGGQHIPGSISSHPGSVGFQSRSPIKEGSFLQRGRSVDESENAPEATENKDQDEAVSPPPATEGVPIRR